The Muricauda sp. SCSIO 65647 genome includes a region encoding these proteins:
- a CDS encoding NRAMP family divalent metal transporter, protein MSKFRRLIKLVGPGLLFASMAIGTSHLVLSTKAGAQYGWVMVIPIILANVLKYPFFEFGVRYTNVTHNSLIQGYRNLGKSYLWVYALVTVVSIFTLLAALYVVTSGLLINLLKISGISISMTALGLFAFISTLLIIGRYKFLENSLKVVISILFVALLVTTAMVLYKGQIEPVENFQRPEIFNEVGILFLISLMGWMPTAVEASGWVSLWSIEKLKATEEKPTVKESLSEFNLGYFMTALLAIFFLIIGWMTLYGSGTELSGNAVVFADQVVNLFTAHIGNWAYIFIAVAAFATMFSTCMTAHDAIARVSLDVLDKLYPNKKVFTQKSSSFALTVLLMALINWIVITLFSANMGQLVALATFVSFVMAPIVGWMNLKAVLGKDMPMAYRPKKGLQGLTYVGMVFLSLFALYYCWVLWF, encoded by the coding sequence ATGTCAAAGTTCAGACGACTGATAAAACTTGTAGGGCCTGGGCTATTGTTTGCCAGTATGGCCATCGGCACCTCGCATCTGGTGCTCTCTACAAAAGCAGGTGCCCAGTATGGCTGGGTTATGGTCATCCCCATCATTTTGGCCAATGTACTGAAATACCCCTTTTTTGAATTCGGTGTCAGGTACACCAACGTGACCCACAACAGTTTGATACAGGGGTATCGAAATTTGGGCAAAAGCTATCTCTGGGTCTATGCACTGGTAACCGTAGTATCTATTTTCACATTATTGGCCGCCCTTTATGTGGTCACTTCCGGATTGCTCATCAATCTTTTAAAGATATCGGGAATAAGTATCAGCATGACCGCTTTGGGCCTTTTTGCCTTTATCAGTACCCTGCTCATCATTGGGCGGTATAAATTTCTGGAGAATTCATTGAAAGTGGTCATTTCCATCTTGTTTGTGGCCCTTTTGGTCACTACGGCCATGGTACTGTACAAAGGCCAAATCGAGCCCGTTGAAAATTTTCAGCGACCTGAAATATTCAACGAAGTGGGCATTTTATTCCTTATCAGTCTTATGGGATGGATGCCCACAGCCGTCGAGGCCTCTGGATGGGTAAGCTTATGGAGCATCGAAAAACTTAAGGCCACCGAAGAAAAACCAACAGTCAAAGAATCGCTCAGTGAGTTCAATCTGGGCTATTTTATGACAGCCCTGCTCGCCATTTTCTTTTTGATCATTGGTTGGATGACCTTATACGGTTCTGGCACAGAGCTTAGCGGCAATGCGGTGGTCTTTGCCGATCAAGTGGTCAACCTTTTTACCGCCCATATTGGCAACTGGGCCTATATTTTTATAGCGGTGGCGGCCTTTGCCACCATGTTCAGCACCTGTATGACCGCTCATGATGCCATCGCTAGGGTCAGCCTCGATGTGTTGGACAAGTTGTATCCCAATAAAAAAGTCTTTACCCAAAAATCTTCTTCTTTTGCCTTAACAGTTTTGCTCATGGCTCTTATCAACTGGATCGTCATCACGCTGTTCAGCGCCAATATGGGGCAATTGGTGGCCTTGGCCACTTTCGTTTCTTTTGTGATGGCCCCTATCGTGGGCTGGATGAATCTCAAGGCGGTACTGGGCAAGGATATGCCCATGGCCTACCGTCCCAAAAAAGGACTGCAGGGACTTACCTATGTCGGAATGGTCTTTCTTTCGCTATTTGCACTTTACTACTGTTGGGTGCTCTGGTTCTAA
- a CDS encoding YfcE family phosphodiesterase, with amino-acid sequence MKTTIISDIHDHVWNLQKALERPELQATEALICCGDLCSPFIIKLLGQGYGNPIHIVLGNNDGDVASIVKVAQNFSNIHIHGEYFRGDLGGISVAANHYPEKARSLAENGGYDVVCYGHNHILLADEMVGDTLLINPGAIMGYHGGELKDLSATFLVLDTETREATVYHL; translated from the coding sequence ATGAAAACCACCATCATCTCTGACATACACGACCATGTCTGGAACCTTCAAAAAGCACTTGAAAGGCCCGAATTACAGGCTACGGAGGCACTTATTTGCTGTGGTGACCTTTGTTCACCCTTTATAATCAAACTTTTGGGGCAAGGGTATGGTAACCCAATCCACATCGTGCTTGGCAACAACGACGGTGATGTCGCTTCTATCGTTAAAGTGGCCCAAAATTTTTCGAACATCCATATTCACGGCGAATATTTCAGGGGTGATTTGGGAGGCATCTCGGTTGCCGCAAACCACTACCCCGAAAAGGCTCGATCGTTGGCCGAAAATGGGGGTTATGATGTAGTCTGCTATGGTCATAACCACATCTTGCTCGCTGATGAAATGGTCGGTGATACCCTACTCATCAATCCTGGGGCCATTATGGGCTATCATGGCGGCGAACTAAAAGACCTGTCCGCCACTTTTTTGGTTCTGGACACCGAGACACGCGAAGCAACAGTTTATCACTTGTAG
- a CDS encoding helix-turn-helix transcriptional regulator: protein MKNNLKVQRAIKDLTQEELANLLSVSRQTINSIEKNRYVPSTLLALKLSRVFGISVNEIFELEEGD from the coding sequence ATGAAAAACAATTTGAAGGTACAAAGGGCCATAAAAGATTTGACCCAAGAAGAGTTGGCCAACCTGTTGAGTGTGTCACGGCAGACCATCAATTCCATTGAAAAAAACCGTTATGTGCCCTCAACGCTATTGGCGTTAAAACTTTCAAGAGTGTTCGGCATTTCGGTCAATGAGATTTTTGAACTTGAAGAAGGAGATTAA